The Podarcis raffonei isolate rPodRaf1 chromosome 2, rPodRaf1.pri, whole genome shotgun sequence genome window below encodes:
- the LOC128409291 gene encoding zinc finger protein 239-like → MVEQNLLSHDGPRREKRSHRKQKTDKSITSQSGFFTEQREQPENRDALRTSTKEKTIQMAESGEKSSGSRNNGNSPTCPTEVKRFTCLECGRSFRNQKEFAAHQKIHTRQKSHKCADCGKSFCKKWNLKLHKRTHTGEKPFKCSKCEKSFTDSSNLTKHKRVHRREKPYKCLVCDKSFTDSSNLTVHKRTHTGEKPYKCSVCGKHFAQISNLKVHERTHTGEKLHKCEQCGKSFTRKSDLQRHQRHHTRETPNQDSNLSERLDDESRPHEGENAQQMETM, encoded by the coding sequence atggtggagCAGAACCTCCTGAGTCACGATGGACCAAGGAGGGAAAAGAGAAGCCACAGAAAACAGAAGACAGACAAATCCATCACTTCTCAAAGTGGCTTCTTCACTGAGCAAAGAGAACAACCAGAAAACAGAGATGCTTTGAGAACATCCACAAAGGAGAAAACAATTCAAATGGCAGAATCTGGAGAAAAAAGCAGTGGGAGCAGAAACAATGGAAACAGCCCCACATGCCCTACAGAGGTGAAGCGATTTActtgtttggagtgtggaaggagcttcaggaaTCAGAAGGAGTTTGCTGCCCATCAGAAGATTCACACAAGACAGAAATCACATAAATGTGCagactgtggaaagagcttctgcaAGAAATGGAACCTTAAACTACATaaaagaacccacacaggggagaagcctttCAAATGTTCAAAGTGTGAGAAAAGCTTCACTGACAGCTCAAACCTTACTAAACATAAAAGAGTTCACAGAAGGGAGAAGCCTTACAAATGTTTGGTGTGCGATAAAAGCTTCACTGACAGCTCAAACCTTACAGTACATaaaagaacccacacaggggagaagccctacaaaTGTTCTGTGTGTGGAAAACATTTCGCACAGATCTCAAACCTTAAAGTACATGAaagaactcacacaggagagaaactgcACAAGTGTGaacaatgtggaaagagcttcacccgtAAATCAGACCTGCAGAGGCATCAAAGGCACCACACAAGGGAGACCCCCAACCAGGATTCAAATCTCAGTGAGCGTTTAGATGATGAATCGAGACCTCATGAAGGTGAGAACGCACAACAGATGGAAACCATGTAA